The segment taTATTACGAATCTAATGCAAGCTCAAATAATCGATGATATTGTGTacaataatcaaaattaataTCTTTGCATCGAAATACACTTACTGCATTCgcaataagaaaaaaatttcaCGTATCTTGCGATGAGATCAAAGATCGTTTCATAATAGTGTTTCATAATAGGAATGTGCAAAATTAATGATAACAGCATAGCAGAGCATAATTGAAATCTATAAACAATCGTATTTACGTGTGAGCTGAAGTAACATTACCCAATCTGTGAACAGCGTGTATTACGGTAGACCCACTACCAATTCCTATAACGCTGTTATCCTGTAAAATAATTATGCGAATGATTCAAACTGCACGTagaacgccgcgccggtgcaTCAGTGTATAACCTTCTACTATTTCTCGATTTGCAAATCGAGGAAGAAATTACCTTCACGTATTCGTCAACTGCTTTGTACGCTGCGATTTTCTTCGCATTTTCCAAAGGTCCCATCTTCAAGAAATTCCTCGAAATAGAGGCACAAGATTTCGTTAATGCACCGATCGGTTTATGTACAACTGTGGCGACCACCATGCATGCACTCTACGCTACCGCCATTATCGTTCCATTATTTTCAAACTCATTCTTCGGTGACGGATGAGAACGGCGCCAATAGCGAGCCGCATTCGAACCACGTGGTGGGGCGgcaaaattcaaattcaaataattCGATTCATTTCGGATACCAAGCCACATATTAGGAaacgttttcagatttttctgtTGCAAACTTTGGtcggaaaaaatgaaaaacacgaaaaaaatcgagaaAATGCAGATTTCGAAAATATCTGTACATACACGTCTCAACACAACCTGCAGTAGAAATTAATGGAAATAGTCAGGATTATATTTGTTAAACACAACATTACAATGtttaagtaatttaattttctttagtCGTTAAGGAACTTCCTTTATTTTCACATAGTATATAATTTTCCCATTTTACTATCATGTACAATCAACCGATAGAAGTTATTGTCATAATGTAAAAGTAGTCGGACGTTTTTCTCGTGTTGCTATCATGGAATGTATACAAATTTCTACCAGTACACAATTCATTCaataacaattataaaatatatcgaTTTTGCCACTCATAATACACATCACTCCCTTCCGTAAAAACGTGGGAAAAGGTCTATTATTATACATTtacaacaaaatatattactttctttctcgtaatgtacatacatagtatacacatacatatacatgtgCATACACATCACAgacacatacatatacatatacacctTCACGTActcgtatacatatgtatacaagtacatatagatatacatacacatctatatacacatatacatatgcataaaCATATACGGCATGTCCGCATTTAAGTGATCAAGTCCATTTTTTTAAACTAAACTATTCAAGATTCaatttatttctaaataattagaAGAGGAGGACTCgcgcgtggctcgcgagccaccagttgcccaggcctgttcTAACTTGTGGTCAATTGGCCCTTCACATCGTGAATCTTGTCATTTTCGAGCATAACTGCAACATCATATTATAATTTCGACCATGAGGTTCCTAATTTCTTAGtcgtggaataaaaattgttcgacgtATCGGTCAATTCTGATATCTGGTATCGAGTTTAATTCTGGGGTGGTGCTTGCTGTTGATTCGATGGTGGTTCCATGTCATTGTACAGTATATTTGCTTGATGAGGACAGATGTGGAAAGGCACGAGCTCAGGAGGATTACCGTTTTGCTGGGTTGGTCCTTGAGGTTGTGGTTGTGGTTGcggttgctgttgctgttgcggTTGTGGTTGCGGTTGGGGTTGTCTTTGTGGCTGTTGCTGATGCTGCAACTGTTGATGCGGTTGTTGTGGTGTTTGGATTATTGTAGCCACATTTCCTTGAACCGTGGTCGACACTGTTTGCACTGGACTGACTGGCAAAGAGTGAGAGAATAATTCACTGGGTACCAGAGGTACTGGAACAGTGATGGGTAGAGGAAGAACGTTCACGCTCTGTACATTGTTCGATGTGGGAAGCTGCACAGTTGTATTGTTCGAGTTACAGCGGTTCATCTGTTGACATGCGTTCGTTGCGCTGTATGACATGCCCGCCTGAAGTAAAAAGTAGTTAGTTATCCCCTTCAACAAGAAGCCGAAATTGGTGAATATTTTACGCAATAAGTTGAAATCAGAGATACTTGCATTCAACAAAGGCGATAAAATTCCATATCTAGCGATAAATAGTTGTTCCGAGACTCTTCTAAGTTCTTCCTGCTGATGCACTATAAGCTGTTGCAACTCCTCGTGTTTACGCTGCAGCTCGTCTTGAATTTGATTCTGCTGCGGTGTCATTACGATACCTTGCTGATGTAACATCTAAAAATATTCCGAGGCTTTCAGATTTTGATTGAATAAAAAAGCAAAGGAATCAAAAACAGATTAGAGCACTGTATGTCCCCCAGAAaaccatgcaacttttgttGGATTATTTCGTTTTCTCACCTCGTGAGTAGGAACGGTCGACAGAATTGGACCGGCAGGTGCAGCAAAACCAGTGGTAACCACAGGTTGTAGATTAACTGTTGCATATTGCGTCTGTTCCATAAAGTTAATACAACTTTGATCAACCTCTAACTGAGATTGCTGCgactgctgttgctgctgtgaTCTGCTATCGATCTGAGGTATCTGAGTTTTCGAACTGTTAACAGAAGTGCATTTCGATCGCGAAGCGTGCGTTATTTGCGAGTGTGGCGAGCTTTGCATGGAGGCTGACATTGAAGAACTTTCGGAGCCATCGATTTGATGTCTCGGTCTAGTATTGGAAGCCACTGATTTCGACGATTTTGACGATTTTGATGGCCATTGTGTCGATGGAATTGAGCAAGATGTCGTTACCTGCAACGTTCAACAAAAATTTATCCAAACAAACAAAATAGTTCTAATGGTACATAGAAGGTTCACTCTGCCGCATGGTATAGTTAGATTTTACTGCAATCATACCTGCTGTTGTTTTACTGTCATTACAACATCTTCGTTTTGGTCTTTACCAAAAGCTTCTGACTCCTTACGTAATTCTTTAATCACATCAATATAACTGACTACATAATGGGTACAGACGATAAACTCAGGCTTTGAGTTCCACTGATTGTAGGTAATATAAAATCTCGTTTGTAACCATATCCATTGCTGGCCCTTTGTGAGGAATCTGTAGTAGCAAGAAGTCCCTTCTCCTTTTTGCATCACTGTGTATACCACTCAAATTATTCAGAATTTTCAAGTTATtcagaatacagtgatttctttatatatgtcgcaaaaGTCTGGCTGATAAACCTCgcgaaactatccccactaccgcggggtacatcccgtgaggagccaagaagctcgagaggagcTTCTTCACGCCTcggttgccgaggagtgtaaacataatactatAATTGGATTAGTAGAGGTCACCTCGTcacacaccgatatacccgacccgtgttatgtttacactcctcggcggccgagGCCTCGGGGGCGAGCATCgcagtccttttctacgttcggcgcggatcaaagagtgtctcctggacgatacacgacgctggccgtgttgttgacatatatcgagaaatcactgtaattgtcTTTTGATTGGGTACTTACGCGATTCGTGGCACGTGACGACCTTATCTAAATCATCCACGTGATAATAATCGTAGCCAGAAGTACCAAGTACTTCGAATGGTAGGTACCCAATAATGGGAGGCGCTCGATGGTCCAGAAAGAGAAATTTCCATTCAAGACTATGTCTAGAAGTGAACTCTGATTTGGTGTTGTCCATCACGGATAACTCACGGATCAACTGAGGCGTTTGAAGTCGTCCTGTTCCGACGAAAATCAATCTACGGGAGAGTATAGAatggttttataaaaattgatagaaaatattttttatcgtacGCAAAAGCTATTACTTCGTGTCCATCCCCCCTGTGGTCCCGAATTTTGTATTTGGGAGAAGATGATCCACTTCTGAATCGACGTCAGAACCTAAAATAAACGAAAGAATAAACAGATCTTTATGAATATCGTTGTGTTATTATAAAATACAGTGTAGTTCATAGCAAATAATAAAGGCTGGTGGTTCCACGAACAAATCGACAGATTTTTTTCGTAAGTAACTTTGTTggagaataaattaattttgatctGTTAATTGGTTACTGCCGCGAGTACTTGCATACAGTTTGCAACAGTCGACGAAAACTGCAAAGCAAAGGACAGAACTATATGAAACTTACGAAAATATCCGATAAACTGCACGAGCTCGTATATAGGATTTTCTGGGACATTCAAGCCACCCCTCTTAATATGACACGAAAAACATATTTGGTCCTCTACGAAAgggaataatatatattattaacgaACGTtgattttttattcaattttcaatCGAAGAACTACCTTTCTTAACGTTTCGCCGGTCTCTTGTGTCGACAGGATTCAATAAAACGTTGTATAAAGGTGACTGATCCTCTTGGTAAGTTATGTCATAAATAGTCGTGTTTTCCAGCTCCTTTGGAAGGTAGCCAAGTAGGGATGTAACACTTTCGGACACATAATAAATGCGCCCGCTTGAAGAAAATACCATTATAAAACCGTCCAGAGCCtacattgaaaaaattgtttctggTTTTATCGATCAAGAAATTCGTACGGATTGCACTGTATTTTTTGGTTGCTTATGTATGTAATCTGTAGGATATAAGTTTCAGACTCGATCATTCGAATCAAAATATCAACTAGTTTTTACTTTGGAATCGGTACTTATAGTTGCCAGCCTGATGTATGTCTTACCGATCGAACTCTTATCCTCTTGTATAacaaaagtaatgaaaaatagagATAATCTTAAGCATGTAGTTAGCGAATTAGTGACATTggctaaagttccgaaaatcggtcaaattgGACTGAGTTCAAATTTTGACATAGCCTCGGTTTGCATTGTAAACATGTTAGCAtaattttctaccttaccgacatTACATTCTCTCCCATATCTGGGAACCTGTTATTGCTTTACGCGGAAAGCTTTCCtcccgtgaaaccatttttaattgtaacgtggtcactcgtcacgtgactacccttggcccttaagtcTGTGTTGATACGGAAATGCCGGTAAGGTACAAAATGTTGTGTTAGTATGGCAGAAAGtgacaataaaatgataaaCAACTTTTTTCGATTCGTCAGAAAACCTTTTGGGAAACACCTTTTCAATGCAAAACGAAGTTATGTGCAAAATTGGAGCTCAATCCGACTTGTCCGGCTTTCGGAACTTTAGCCGTTACATTCtatcctttgtcatttttataCTGGCAAACTCGACAATCTGTTTCTTTTCATTGCAAATACGCATTTATTTCTGTTATACTCTACGATTTTTCCACTTTCCTTTGTTTTAATGTATCTATTGTAGTTACCGAAGTCACTAATAACTGTTGCTTTAGAAACattaaatgtattttaattTAAGGACATCAAGAAAAACATAAGCCACAGACAATCTTCCATACGTTTTTTTACAAGTCATATGTGAAATAATCGTTAATATTCGCAAGGTATTAGAAATTCgtttaatttactttatattGATTACGTTGATAATACCTCTAATATCAGGTGTGTAAATTCTTCGTTCGATAGAAACGATGGCTTCCAATCTTCTTGAATTTCGTGCACTCTAGATCTGACGGCTATTTCTGCAGTATTTACAGGGTTCAGATAACAAAACACAACAGGAAAAAAATCaaactaaataataattttatattaattaagcTATACTCACCgttatgattttttaagaataatATCGTAGATTTTAATACAGTTGATTTATCCATTTTTCGCGTATTTGAACCAACCATACTCCCCAGTTCGTTCACCAACATGTTGAACTGATCGCGTCGCTTCTTTTCACTTAAATTCCTCGATTTCCTAACAATCGAAATCATATTGTGATAAACAACAATTTGAATGGAACCTGATCGAAGAATACGAACAAGGATCTTCCAATTGAAAACTTACCGCTTCGTATCATCTTTGTCATCAATGTCATCTTCCATTGTGTCACTGAACATAATTTTGGTTAATAAATGAAAACTTAGAATAAAGTAATCTATAAATTTGTAGTGGGTTATAATTTTGCAATGTACGTATCGGACATGTTAGTTTCGTCTTTGAAAGGAAAAGTTCCAAGGA is part of the Halictus rubicundus isolate RS-2024b chromosome 10, iyHalRubi1_principal, whole genome shotgun sequence genome and harbors:
- the Clk gene encoding circadian locomoter output cycles kaput protein Clock; its protein translation is MASYSRGRSSRQSDDTMEDDIDDKDDTKRKSRNLSEKKRRDQFNMLVNELGSMVGSNTRKMDKSTVLKSTILFLKNHNEIAVRSRVHEIQEDWKPSFLSNEEFTHLILEALDGFIMVFSSSGRIYYVSESVTSLLGYLPKELENTTIYDITYQEDQSPLYNVLLNPVDTRDRRNVKKEDQICFSCHIKRGGLNVPENPIYELVQFIGYFRSDVDSEVDHLLPNTKFGTTGGMDTKLIFVGTGRLQTPQLIRELSVMDNTKSEFTSRHSLEWKFLFLDHRAPPIIGYLPFEVLGTSGYDYYHVDDLDKVVTCHESLMQKGEGTSCYYRFLTKGQQWIWLQTRFYITYNQWNSKPEFIVCTHYVVSYIDVIKELRKESEAFGKDQNEDVVMTVKQQQVTTSCSIPSTQWPSKSSKSSKSVASNTRPRHQIDGSESSSMSASMQSSPHSQITHASRSKCTSVNSSKTQIPQIDSRSQQQQQSQQSQLEVDQSCINFMEQTQYATVNLQPVVTTGFAAPAGPILSTVPTHEMLHQQGIVMTPQQNQIQDELQRKHEELQQLIVHQQEELRRVSEQLFIARYGILSPLLNAGMSYSATNACQQMNRCNSNNTTVQLPTSNNVQSVNVLPLPITVPVPLVPSELFSHSLPVSPVQTVSTTVQGNVATIIQTPQQPHQQLQHQQQPQRQPQPQPQPQQQQQPQPQPQPQGPTQQNGNPPELVPFHICPHQANILYNDMEPPSNQQQAPPQN